CGACAACACCTGGTTCATGTACTATGACAAGTCCACCTTCTCCGAGGATGACATCAAGAGCCTCGACACTATGGTCTCCAAGGCTGCGGTCGCCTTCCCGCTCAACGATTCCTGGTACATCGGTGGCTTCTACGATGGTCTGACCCTCTTCGGTGAGGACGGCACTGACGAGGATGCCGGCATGGTGTTCCCGAAGGACGCCGGCGACATCACCAAGTACCTGGTCGACCTTGCCGCCAACCCGAACTTCCACAACAGCGCCGACAACTCCGGCCTGTCCGAGATGCAGGCCGGCACCGTCAAGGCCTTCTTCTCCGGCTCCTGGTCCGCTGCCGACATCAAGGAAGCCCTCGGCGCCAACATGGGCGTCGCCCAGCTGCCGACCTTCACCGTGAACGGTACACCGAAGCAGATGAAGTCCTTCGCCGCCACCAAGGCCGCCGCCTACAACCCGAACGCCAAGAACCCGAAGGCCGCTGCCCAGTTCGCCGCTTACCTCGGCTCCACCGAGTCCCAGAAGCTGCACTACACGGTGCGCAACATCATCCCGACCGACAAGACCCTCACCGATCTGACCGCCGATGACCCGGTGGCCATCGGACAGACCGATACCATGGCCAACACCGCCATTCTGCAGTCCGGTCTGGCCGGCATGGCTGATTGGTGGGATCCGGCCAAGGCCTTCGGCGACGCCATCCTCAACAAGGAAGTCACCGTAGACAACGCTCAGGCCAAGACCGACGCCTGGGTCGAGCAGGTCGGTTCCTACGCCAAGTAATCGCTTGACGGCTCGCAGCACTTGGCCGGCGCGGACCACTCCTCTGCACTGGCCAACCCAACCTATAACTGAATAACCAACAATCAAATATGAGGGGTCCGTAAGGTACGCCAGCTGCGGGCGGATGATGTGAAGCCGTTGCATCCGCTCGCAGCCCCTCACCTATCGACGGTTTCAACCTTCTTTGTTTCTCCTTCTTCATTGCCGGCAGAGCTCGGGCAACGTGTATGCGGTGTCCGGGCTTTGAACGGGTTTAAGCGAAGACAAACAAACAACAAGCCGGGCATCGCGGCCTGGAGCAACGGTTTCCATCATTTACAGTGAGAGGCGGTAGGGTGCGATGACAGCAGCAGCACTTTCCCCGCGCGAGATGAAGCGCCGCCGCAAAATGGGTGCAGATTATGTGGCGCCCTCGCCATACTCGGTAGGCAACGCGCTTACCAAGGGCGATGTGTTCACCAAACTATCCGCAGTCGTATTCGGACTGGGCAACATCGT
This sequence is a window from Bifidobacterium breve DSM 20213 = JCM 1192. Protein-coding genes within it:
- a CDS encoding extracellular solute-binding protein, whose product is MKIDWEKAIGLTAAAAMLLPLAACGGSNNAGDAKSGGTEDVTLSVWAPQEDQDGGNDSWLSQVEANFEKEHPEYKITWKNDVLSEGDAATQVQTDPTAAADVYMFASDQLGALMKAQGIGELGSDAEKQVKEQNGDLEVASVTGSDGKMYGVPYTDNTWFMYYDKSTFSEDDIKSLDTMVSKAAVAFPLNDSWYIGGFYDGLTLFGEDGTDEDAGMVFPKDAGDITKYLVDLAANPNFHNSADNSGLSEMQAGTVKAFFSGSWSAADIKEALGANMGVAQLPTFTVNGTPKQMKSFAATKAAAYNPNAKNPKAAAQFAAYLGSTESQKLHYTVRNIIPTDKTLTDLTADDPVAIGQTDTMANTAILQSGLAGMADWWDPAKAFGDAILNKEVTVDNAQAKTDAWVEQVGSYAK